One genomic segment of Brevibacillus laterosporus LMG 15441 includes these proteins:
- a CDS encoding sugar phosphate isomerase/epimerase family protein, with protein sequence MKLAFSTNAFTRYTLPESISEIGRLGYKGVEILADVPHAFPPLHTAPWVSDVQKKIEQYDLEISNINGNTAAGFFSHSTGEPTFEPSLCNAREEVRNQRIRYTKQLIDLAAKVNAKNISITSGRCLSENPPNQAINHLINSLMEIMDYAERREINVGIEYEPGLLIENGKELNELIEIVGSNRLGANLDLGHADVIGEDIPTLLSSLTSRIWNIHLEDIADHKHYHLIPGKGNIDFNQLFNHVKQIEYTGFITVELYTYSDNPVMAAKESIEYLTPYFKNSHL encoded by the coding sequence TAGTACAAATGCATTTACTAGATACACATTGCCCGAATCTATTTCAGAGATTGGACGTTTGGGGTATAAGGGTGTGGAAATTCTAGCGGATGTTCCTCATGCTTTCCCACCTTTGCATACTGCCCCTTGGGTAAGTGATGTGCAAAAAAAAATAGAACAATATGATCTCGAGATATCAAATATAAACGGAAATACGGCAGCCGGATTTTTTTCACATTCTACTGGAGAACCTACATTTGAGCCGTCCCTATGTAACGCGAGAGAAGAGGTGAGAAATCAGAGAATTAGATACACGAAGCAATTAATAGATTTAGCTGCAAAAGTAAATGCAAAAAACATCAGTATTACAAGTGGTAGGTGTCTTTCTGAAAACCCACCAAATCAGGCAATTAACCACCTGATAAACTCATTAATGGAAATTATGGACTATGCGGAACGACGTGAAATCAACGTAGGGATTGAATACGAACCTGGTCTTCTAATAGAAAACGGCAAGGAATTAAATGAACTGATTGAAATAGTAGGGTCAAATAGGCTGGGAGCAAACCTAGATCTCGGGCATGCAGACGTAATAGGAGAAGATATTCCTACTCTGTTATCAAGTCTAACGTCACGAATTTGGAATATCCATTTAGAAGATATTGCAGATCACAAACACTATCATCTTATACCTGGTAAGGGAAACATTGACTTTAATCAATTGTTTAATCATGTAAAGCAAATCGAATATACAGGATTCATTACAGTAGAATTATATACCTACAGTGACAATCCGGTTATGGCAGCAAAGGAGTCTATCGAATACCTTACACCATACTTTAAGAATAGCCATTTATGA
- a CDS encoding TatD family hydrolase: protein MKYFDPHIHCYSRTTDDYENMSLAGVRAVVEPAFWLGSERRYPETYFDYFQHLLTFEPQRAKQYGIDHYCCLAMNPKEANNLDIAYQVIDGLSEYLQHERCLGIGEIGFDRITVEEEDVMRRQLKLAKNLHMLVMVHTPHQNKREGTRRTIEILREEGLEPDRVLIDHNNSDTIDLSVEYGGWSGMTIYPTKVSTGEAIEIIEHYSTNKVMINTAADWGPSNPLNVVKTALEIRKKGYAENIIQELVWNNPVRFYEQSGKLKLDS, encoded by the coding sequence ATGAAATATTTTGATCCGCACATCCATTGTTACTCTCGCACAACAGATGATTATGAAAATATGAGTCTGGCTGGTGTACGCGCTGTTGTGGAACCAGCATTTTGGCTTGGAAGTGAACGCCGATATCCTGAGACCTATTTTGATTACTTCCAACATTTGCTTACCTTTGAGCCGCAGCGTGCTAAGCAATATGGAATCGATCATTATTGTTGTTTAGCTATGAATCCAAAAGAAGCAAATAACCTTGATATTGCCTATCAAGTAATCGATGGACTGTCCGAGTACTTGCAACATGAGCGGTGTCTTGGGATTGGGGAGATTGGATTTGATAGAATCACTGTAGAGGAAGAAGACGTGATGCGCAGACAACTGAAATTGGCTAAGAATCTCCATATGTTGGTTATGGTACATACTCCTCACCAAAATAAGCGGGAGGGAACAAGAAGAACGATAGAAATCCTAAGGGAAGAAGGGCTTGAACCTGACAGGGTATTAATAGATCATAATAATTCAGATACTATTGATCTTTCCGTCGAATATGGCGGCTGGAGCGGGATGACAATTTATCCGACGAAAGTTTCAACTGGCGAAGCAATCGAAATAATCGAACATTACAGCACAAATAAGGTCATGATCAATACGGCAGCAGACTGGGGCCCGTCTAATCCCCTTAATGTAGTAAAAACTGCGCTTGAGATTCGAAAGAAAGGGTATGCGGAAAATATCATTCAAGAGCTAGTTTGGAATAATCCGGTCCGTTTTTATGAGCAATCCGGAAAATTGAAACTAGATTCATAA
- a CDS encoding sugar phosphate isomerase/epimerase family protein encodes MKLAYSSNGFKRYDLLKTIDLLAEIGYEGIEILLDIPHAFPPEVTNEKLEMIKDRLKRRNMTISNLNAFMLYGIKDNWHPSFVEADEVERRQRIEHTHNCIDLAQKLGAKTLSTEPGGPLINVGREWANKVFISAMEELADHAEKSGVTILVEPEPDLLIETSDQFIEFKKAVPSQAIGLNFDIGHFFCVGEDPATLVHKLLPYTKHYHLEDIAGDRVHEHLIPGHGAIPILEVLQSIKKTGYDGFVTIELYPYESQAIQAAKESYDYVKSILNSL; translated from the coding sequence ATGAAACTCGCATATAGCAGTAATGGATTTAAAAGATATGACCTGTTAAAAACAATCGACTTATTGGCTGAAATCGGATATGAAGGAATAGAAATCTTACTAGATATCCCGCATGCTTTTCCACCTGAAGTGACCAATGAGAAGTTAGAAATGATTAAAGACAGGTTGAAGCGACGAAACATGACTATATCAAATTTGAATGCGTTCATGCTGTATGGAATAAAAGATAATTGGCACCCGTCTTTTGTTGAGGCAGATGAAGTAGAAAGAAGACAGCGTATAGAACATACACATAACTGCATTGACTTGGCTCAAAAACTTGGTGCAAAGACATTGTCTACCGAACCCGGGGGACCACTCATCAATGTAGGAAGAGAATGGGCAAATAAAGTTTTTATTTCGGCAATGGAGGAATTGGCTGACCATGCCGAAAAATCTGGTGTGACAATTCTTGTTGAACCGGAGCCGGACTTACTGATTGAAACATCTGATCAATTTATTGAATTCAAGAAAGCTGTTCCTTCCCAGGCGATTGGATTAAATTTTGACATAGGACATTTCTTTTGTGTCGGAGAGGATCCGGCTACATTAGTTCATAAGTTGCTACCCTATACAAAGCATTATCATCTGGAGGATATTGCCGGGGACCGTGTTCACGAACATCTCATACCAGGGCATGGTGCTATTCCTATTCTAGAAGTTTTACAATCTATAAAGAAAACGGGTTATGATGGTTTTGTTACCATTGAATTATACCCCTATGAAAGTCAGGCGATACAGGCTGCCAAAGAATCTTATGACTATGTGAAAAGTATCCTTAACAGCCTATGA
- the eboC gene encoding UbiA-like protein EboC (EboC, a homolog the polyprenyltransferase UbiA, belongs to system of proteins involved in the trafficking of precursor metabolites to an extracytoplasmic compartment so that the biosynthesis of certain natural products, such as scytonemin, can be completed.) — protein MRKIRTYFELIRFPNTFTAMADILAGIWIAGVVLDQSHFIQIILLIFASACIYATGIILNDFFDFEIDKKERPERPLTSGRISLRSALRFGLVLLTAGIVSVSFVSKISFLIACILIVLVFIYNRYSKHHDVFGPLTMGICRGVNLLLGLSVAPDKLAQFWWIAGLGFLYIFTVTVMSKGEVGNGIHPNRVRMMAGAVLTCAIVILFLQFDRTWGATVIAVIFFLLWTFSGIIPALAKPTSPNIRKAVGTCILGLPLLDGAVAASFGGWPAFFSVSSFLILSYIMSRIFPVT, from the coding sequence ATGAGAAAGATTCGCACCTATTTTGAGCTCATACGATTCCCGAATACCTTTACAGCTATGGCAGATATATTGGCAGGTATTTGGATTGCAGGGGTAGTTTTGGATCAGAGTCACTTCATTCAGATTATCCTTCTCATATTTGCAAGTGCATGTATATATGCGACAGGAATTATTTTAAATGACTTTTTTGATTTTGAAATAGATAAAAAAGAGCGGCCTGAGAGACCCTTGACATCTGGCCGTATCTCACTTCGTTCAGCGCTCCGTTTTGGTCTTGTACTCCTTACGGCTGGTATTGTATCTGTAAGCTTTGTGTCCAAAATAAGTTTTTTGATTGCGTGCATTCTCATTGTTTTAGTATTCATTTATAATCGCTATTCAAAGCATCATGACGTTTTTGGACCGTTGACAATGGGAATTTGTAGAGGAGTCAATTTGTTATTAGGGTTGAGTGTGGCACCAGATAAATTAGCGCAATTTTGGTGGATAGCGGGATTAGGATTTTTATATATTTTCACTGTTACTGTGATGTCCAAAGGCGAGGTTGGAAACGGCATTCATCCGAATCGAGTAAGAATGATGGCAGGGGCGGTTTTAACGTGTGCTATTGTTATTCTGTTCTTGCAATTCGACCGTACATGGGGAGCAACAGTTATTGCAGTAATCTTTTTTTTGTTATGGACTTTTTCAGGAATTATACCGGCACTAGCAAAGCCGACATCACCTAACATTAGAAAGGCTGTCGGAACATGTATACTAGGTCTTCCATTATTGGATGGGGCGGTTGCCGCTTCGTTCGGAGGATGGCCAGCTTTTTTTTCCGTATCCTCTTTCCTAATTCTGAGTTATATCATGTCTCGTATCTTTCCGGTCACATAG